The Pseudomonas parafulva genome window below encodes:
- the prpC gene encoding bifunctional 2-methylcitrate synthase/citrate synthase yields the protein MAEAKVLSGAGLRGQVAGQTALSTVGQAGAGLTYRGYDVRDLAAGAEFEEVAYLLLYGELPSKAELADYKHRLKALRDLPQALKEVLERIPRDAHPMDVMRTGCSLLGTLEPELTFDAQRDRTDRLLALFPAVMCYWYRFSHHGVRIDCSSDEDSLGGHFLYLLHGKKPSDLHVKVMNVSLILYAEHEFNASTFTARVCASTLSDLYSCITAAIGALRGPLHGGANEAAMELIERFQSPQEASAELLRMLERKDKIMGFGHAIYKESDPRNEVIKGWSKQLADEVGDTVLYPVSEAIDKTMWEQKRLFPNADFYHASAYHFMGIPTKLFTPIFVCSRLTGWAAHVFEQRANNRIIRPSAEYTGVEQRQFVPIDRR from the coding sequence ATGGCCGAAGCAAAAGTACTCAGCGGTGCCGGCCTGCGCGGCCAGGTGGCCGGGCAGACCGCGCTGTCGACCGTCGGCCAGGCCGGTGCCGGCCTGACCTACCGTGGCTACGACGTGCGTGATCTGGCAGCAGGTGCCGAATTCGAGGAAGTGGCGTATTTGCTGCTGTATGGCGAGCTGCCGAGCAAGGCCGAGCTCGCCGACTACAAGCACCGACTCAAAGCGCTGCGTGACCTGCCGCAGGCGCTCAAGGAAGTCCTCGAGCGTATCCCGCGCGACGCCCACCCGATGGATGTCATGCGCACGGGCTGTTCGCTGCTCGGCACGCTGGAGCCGGAGCTGACCTTCGATGCTCAGCGCGACAGGACCGACCGTCTGCTGGCGCTGTTCCCGGCAGTCATGTGCTACTGGTATCGCTTCAGTCACCACGGCGTGCGCATCGACTGCAGCAGCGACGAGGACAGCCTGGGTGGTCATTTCCTTTATCTGTTGCACGGCAAGAAGCCCAGCGATCTGCACGTGAAGGTGATGAACGTCTCGCTGATCCTTTACGCCGAGCACGAGTTCAACGCCTCCACCTTCACTGCGCGCGTTTGCGCCTCGACATTGTCCGATCTTTATTCGTGCATCACAGCGGCCATCGGCGCGCTGCGCGGACCGCTGCATGGCGGCGCCAACGAGGCGGCCATGGAGCTGATCGAGCGCTTCCAAAGTCCGCAGGAGGCCAGCGCCGAACTGCTGCGCATGCTTGAGCGCAAGGACAAGATCATGGGCTTCGGCCATGCGATCTACAAGGAGTCCGATCCGCGCAACGAGGTGATCAAGGGCTGGTCGAAACAGCTCGCCGACGAGGTGGGTGATACCGTGCTCTACCCAGTCTCCGAAGCCATCGACAAGACCATGTGGGAGCAGAAGCGGCTTTTCCCCAACGCCGATTTCTACCATGCCTCGGCGTATCACTTCATGGGCATCCCGACCAAGCTGTTCACACCGATCTTCGTCTGTTCGCGGCTGACCGGCTGGGCCGCGCATGTCTTCGAGCAACGGGCAAACAACCGCATCATTCGACCCAGTGCCGAATACACCGGTGTCGAGCAGCGTCAGTTCGTGCCGATCGATCGGCGCTGA
- the acnD gene encoding Fe/S-dependent 2-methylisocitrate dehydratase AcnD, whose product MNSAYRKLLPGTGLDYFDARQAVEAITPGAYDRLPYTSRVLAENLVRRCDPATLNASLAQLIERKRDLDFPWYPARVVCHDILGQTALVDLAGLRDAIADMGGDPAQVNPVVPVQLIVDHSLAVECGGFDPQAFEKNRAIEDRRNEDRFHFINWTKQAFKNVDVIQPGNGIMHQINLEKMSPVIQSDHGVAFPDTCVGTDSHTPHVDALGVIAIGVGGLEAENVMLGRASWMRLPEIVGVELTGKLDPGITATDLVLALTEFLRKQKVVGAYLEFHGVGAQALTLGDRATISNMAPEYGATAAMFAIDQQTLDYLRLTGREDRQVQLVETYAKVAGLWADSLAKAEYERTLSFDLSSVVRNMAGPSNPHARVATRDLAAKGIAGAWEDVPGQMPDGAVIIAAITSCTNTSNPRNVIAAGLLARNANRLGLTRKPWVKSSLAPGSKAVQLYLKEAGLEQELEQLGFGIVAFACTTCNGMSGALDPAIQQEIIDRDLYATAVLSGNRNFDGRIHPYAKQAFLASPPLVVAYAIAGTIRFDIEKDVLGVVDGQQIRLMDLWPSDEEIDAVVRASVKPEQFRQVYIPMFTIEEDTGPKVAPLYDWRPMSTYIRRPPYWEGALAGERSLRGMRPLAVLPDNITTDHLSPSNAIMLDSAAGEYLAKMGLPEEDFNSYATHRGDHLTAQRATFANPKLFNEMVRSEDGSVRQGSLARIEPEGKVTRMWEAIETYMQRKQPLIIVAGADYGQGSSRDWAAKGVRLAGVEAIVAEGFERIHRTNLIGMGVLPLEFHPGTTRLTLALDGSETYDVLGARTPRATLTLVVNRRDGERLEVPVTCRLDTAEEVSIYEAGGVLQRFAQDFLEGKA is encoded by the coding sequence ATGAACAGCGCATACCGCAAACTCCTGCCAGGCACCGGCCTGGATTATTTCGACGCTCGCCAGGCGGTCGAGGCGATCACGCCCGGCGCCTACGACCGTCTTCCCTACACCTCGCGCGTACTGGCCGAAAACCTGGTGCGCCGCTGCGACCCCGCGACGCTGAACGCCTCGCTGGCGCAGTTGATCGAGCGCAAGCGCGACCTCGATTTTCCCTGGTACCCGGCACGTGTGGTGTGCCACGACATTCTTGGCCAGACTGCATTGGTAGACCTGGCTGGCCTGCGCGACGCCATCGCCGACATGGGCGGCGATCCTGCACAGGTCAACCCGGTGGTGCCGGTGCAACTGATCGTCGACCACTCGCTGGCCGTGGAGTGCGGCGGCTTCGATCCGCAAGCGTTCGAAAAGAACCGCGCCATCGAGGATCGGCGCAACGAAGATCGTTTCCATTTCATCAACTGGACCAAGCAGGCGTTCAAGAACGTCGATGTGATCCAGCCGGGCAACGGCATCATGCATCAGATCAACCTGGAGAAGATGTCGCCGGTCATTCAAAGCGACCATGGCGTGGCGTTCCCGGACACCTGTGTCGGTACCGACAGCCATACCCCGCATGTCGATGCCCTGGGGGTGATCGCGATCGGTGTGGGCGGTCTCGAAGCCGAGAACGTGATGCTGGGGCGTGCGTCGTGGATGCGCCTGCCGGAAATCGTCGGCGTTGAGCTCACCGGCAAGCTCGACCCAGGCATCACCGCCACCGACCTGGTGCTCGCGCTGACCGAGTTCCTGCGCAAGCAGAAAGTGGTCGGCGCCTACCTCGAGTTCCACGGCGTCGGTGCCCAGGCGCTGACCTTGGGCGACCGCGCGACCATCTCCAACATGGCGCCTGAGTACGGTGCCACGGCGGCCATGTTCGCCATCGACCAGCAGACCCTCGACTACCTGCGTCTGACCGGGCGTGAGGATCGCCAAGTGCAGTTGGTGGAGACTTACGCCAAGGTCGCCGGCCTGTGGGCCGACAGCCTGGCCAAGGCCGAGTACGAGCGCACCCTGAGCTTCGATCTGTCGAGCGTGGTGCGCAACATGGCCGGTCCGTCCAACCCGCATGCCCGCGTGGCCACACGCGACCTGGCAGCCAAGGGCATCGCGGGGGCGTGGGAAGACGTGCCGGGACAGATGCCCGATGGGGCGGTGATCATCGCGGCCATCACCAGTTGCACCAACACCAGCAATCCGCGCAACGTCATCGCCGCCGGTCTGTTGGCGCGCAACGCCAACCGCCTCGGACTGACACGCAAGCCGTGGGTGAAGTCGTCTCTGGCGCCGGGTTCCAAGGCGGTCCAGTTGTACCTCAAGGAGGCGGGCCTGGAGCAGGAACTGGAACAGTTGGGCTTTGGCATCGTCGCTTTCGCCTGCACCACCTGCAACGGCATGTCCGGCGCACTGGACCCGGCGATCCAGCAAGAGATCATCGACCGTGACCTGTACGCCACTGCCGTGCTATCGGGCAATCGCAATTTCGACGGACGCATCCATCCCTACGCCAAGCAAGCGTTCCTGGCCTCGCCACCGCTGGTGGTGGCCTACGCCATTGCCGGGACCATCCGCTTCGATATCGAGAAGGATGTACTCGGCGTCGTCGACGGTCAGCAGATCCGCCTGATGGACCTGTGGCCGAGCGATGAGGAGATCGACGCCGTGGTGCGCGCCTCGGTCAAGCCTGAGCAGTTCCGTCAGGTGTACATCCCCATGTTCACCATCGAGGAGGACACCGGGCCGAAGGTTGCGCCGCTGTACGACTGGCGCCCGATGAGCACCTACATCCGTCGCCCGCCTTACTGGGAGGGGGCCCTGGCCGGTGAGCGCAGCCTGCGCGGCATGCGGCCGCTGGCGGTGTTGCCGGACAACATCACCACCGATCACCTGTCGCCCTCCAACGCCATCATGCTCGACAGCGCTGCCGGCGAGTACCTGGCCAAGATGGGCTTGCCGGAGGAGGACTTCAACTCCTACGCCACGCACCGCGGCGATCACCTGACGGCTCAGCGCGCCACCTTCGCCAACCCGAAGTTGTTCAATGAAATGGTGCGCAGCGAAGACGGGAGCGTGAGGCAGGGTTCGCTGGCGCGCATCGAGCCGGAAGGCAAGGTGACGCGCATGTGGGAAGCGATCGAGACCTACATGCAGCGCAAGCAGCCACTGATCATTGTGGCCGGTGCCGATTATGGCCAAGGCTCCTCGCGCGACTGGGCTGCCAAAGGCGTGCGCCTGGCGGGGGTCGAAGCCATCGTTGCCGAGGGCTTCGAGCGTATTCACCGCACCAACCTGATCGGCATGGGTGTGTTGCCGTTAGAGTTCCATCCTGGAACCACGCGCCTGACCTTGGCTTTGGACGGCAGTGAAACCTATGACGTGCTTGGCGCGCGTACACCGCGCGCGACCTTGACCTTGGTGGTCAACCGACGCGATGGCGAGCGCCTGGAAGTGCCGGTTACCTGTCGACTGGACACCGCCGAGGAAGTGTCGATCTATGAAGCCGGTGGCGTATTGCAGCGCTTTGCCCAGGACTTCCTGGAAGGCAAGGCCTAA
- the prpF gene encoding 2-methylaconitate cis-trans isomerase PrpF, with translation MTHAAQIKIAATYMRGGTSKGVFFRLQDLPERAQVPGPARDALLLRVIGSPDPYAKQIDGMGGATSSTSKTVILSPSTRPDHDVDYLFGQVAIDKAFVDWSGNCGNLSAAVGSFAIASGLVDSTRVPHDGVATVRIWQANIGKTIIAHVPISAGQVQETGDFELDGVTFPAAEVQLAFLDPAADEEGEGGGAMFPTGNLIDDLEVPGIGTFKATLINAGIPTIFVNAADLGYTGTELQEAINGDAEALARFETIRAQGAVRMGLIDHIEQAAGRQHTPKVAFVAPATGYNASSGKAVAASDIDLVVRALSMGKLHHAMMGTAAVAIGTAAAIPGTLVNLAAGGGERSAVRFGHPSGTLRVGAEAHQVNGQWTVTKAIMSRSARVLMEGWVRVPGDSF, from the coding sequence ATGACACATGCAGCGCAAATCAAAATCGCCGCCACCTACATGCGGGGCGGCACCAGCAAGGGCGTGTTCTTCCGTCTGCAGGATCTTCCCGAGCGTGCTCAGGTGCCTGGGCCTGCGCGCGACGCCTTGCTGTTGCGGGTCATCGGCAGCCCCGACCCGTACGCCAAGCAGATCGATGGTATGGGCGGCGCGACCTCGAGTACCAGCAAGACCGTGATTCTTTCGCCAAGCACACGCCCCGATCACGATGTCGACTATCTGTTCGGTCAGGTGGCCATCGACAAGGCTTTCGTCGATTGGAGCGGCAACTGCGGCAACCTGTCGGCGGCGGTCGGCTCGTTCGCCATCGCCAGCGGTTTGGTGGACTCGACACGTGTACCGCATGACGGCGTCGCCACTGTACGGATCTGGCAGGCCAATATCGGCAAGACCATCATCGCCCATGTGCCGATCAGTGCAGGGCAGGTGCAGGAAACGGGTGATTTCGAGCTGGACGGCGTGACCTTTCCCGCAGCCGAAGTGCAGTTGGCGTTTCTCGATCCCGCCGCGGATGAAGAAGGTGAGGGGGGCGGGGCGATGTTTCCCACGGGTAATCTGATCGACGACCTGGAGGTGCCCGGCATAGGAACCTTCAAGGCGACGCTGATCAACGCCGGGATCCCGACCATCTTCGTCAACGCCGCAGACCTTGGCTATACCGGTACCGAGCTTCAGGAAGCGATCAATGGCGATGCCGAGGCGCTAGCGCGTTTCGAGACGATCCGTGCCCAGGGGGCGGTGCGCATGGGACTGATCGACCACATCGAGCAAGCGGCCGGTCGCCAGCACACGCCAAAGGTCGCCTTCGTGGCGCCCGCCACCGGGTACAACGCTTCCAGCGGCAAGGCAGTGGCTGCCAGCGATATCGACCTGGTGGTGCGGGCGCTGTCGATGGGCAAGCTGCATCACGCGATGATGGGCACCGCTGCGGTGGCCATTGGCACCGCTGCTGCGATCCCAGGCACGCTGGTCAATCTGGCTGCCGGCGGTGGCGAGCGCAGTGCCGTCCGTTTCGGGCATCCCTCCGGCACCTTGCGGGTCGGGGCCGAAGCGCATCAGGTCAATGGTCAATGGACGGTGACCAAGGCCATCATGAGCCGCAGTGCGCGGGTGCTGATGGAAGGGTGGGTGCGGGTCCCGGGAGATAGTTTCTAG
- the acnB gene encoding bifunctional aconitate hydratase 2/2-methylisocitrate dehydratase, whose protein sequence is MLEAYRKHIEERAALGIVPQPLNAEQTAGLVELLKNPPAGEEAFLVDLITNRVPPGVDEAAYVKAAFLSAIAKGEAKSPLIDRKHATELLGTMQGGYNIETLVALLDDAELGAVAAEQLKHTLLMFDAFHDVAEKAKAGNVHAKAVLESWAAGEWFTSRPAIADKYTLTVFKVPGETNTDDLSPAPDAWSRPDIPLHALAMLKMARDGIEPEQPGSVGPLKQIEAVRAKGHPVAYVGDVVGTGSSRKSATNSVLWFFGDDIPNVPNKRAGGFCFGTKIAPIFYNTMEDAGALPIEFDCTNLNMGDVIDVYPFKGEVKRHDSGELVTTFELKTEVLLDEVRAGGRIPLIVGRGLTEKARAELNLGPSDLFKKAEQPADTGKGFTLAQKMVGRACGLAEGQGVRPGAYCEPKMTTVGSQDTTGPMTRDELKDLACLGFSADLVMQSFCHTAAYPKPIDVTTHHTLPDFIRTRGGVSLRPGDGIIHSWLNRMLLPDTVGTGGDSHTRFPIGISFPAGSGLVAFAAATGVMPLDMPESVLVRFKGKLQPGITLRDLVHAIPYYAIQQGLLTVEKKGKKNAFSGRILEIEGLDELTVEQAFELSDASAERSAAGCTIKLPEKAIAEYLQSNITLLRWMISEGYGDARTMERRAQAMEAWLANPQLLSADADAEYAEIIEIDLADVKEPVLCAPNDPDDARLLSQVQGEKIDEVFIGSCMTNIGHFRAAGKLLEKVKGGIPTRLWLAPPTKMDAHQLTEEGYYGIYGKAGARMEMPGCSLCMGNQARVQTGSTVVSTSTRNFPNRLGDATNVYLASAELAAVASILGKLPTVEEYLQYAKDIDSMAADVYRYLSFDQIAEFREAAANAQIPVVQA, encoded by the coding sequence GTGCTTGAAGCCTACCGCAAACACATCGAAGAGCGTGCCGCCCTGGGTATCGTGCCCCAGCCGCTGAACGCCGAACAAACTGCAGGCCTGGTCGAGCTGCTGAAAAACCCGCCGGCCGGCGAAGAAGCCTTCCTCGTAGACCTGATCACCAACCGTGTTCCGCCAGGCGTCGACGAAGCGGCCTACGTCAAGGCCGCGTTTCTGTCCGCGATCGCCAAAGGCGAAGCCAAATCGCCCCTGATCGACCGCAAGCACGCCACCGAGCTGCTGGGTACCATGCAAGGCGGCTACAACATCGAAACGCTGGTCGCGCTGCTGGATGACGCCGAACTGGGCGCCGTCGCGGCCGAACAGCTCAAGCACACCCTGCTGATGTTCGATGCCTTCCACGACGTGGCGGAAAAAGCCAAGGCCGGTAACGTGCACGCCAAGGCCGTCCTGGAATCCTGGGCTGCTGGCGAGTGGTTCACCTCGCGCCCGGCCATCGCCGACAAGTACACCCTGACCGTATTCAAGGTGCCTGGCGAAACCAACACCGACGACCTGTCTCCTGCGCCCGATGCCTGGTCGCGCCCGGACATCCCGCTGCACGCCCTGGCCATGCTGAAGATGGCCCGTGACGGCATCGAGCCAGAACAACCCGGCTCCGTCGGCCCGCTCAAGCAAATCGAGGCGGTCCGCGCCAAAGGCCATCCGGTAGCGTACGTCGGCGACGTGGTCGGTACCGGCTCCTCGCGTAAATCGGCCACCAACTCCGTGCTGTGGTTCTTCGGCGACGACATTCCCAACGTGCCGAACAAGCGCGCTGGCGGCTTCTGCTTCGGCACCAAGATCGCGCCGATCTTCTACAACACCATGGAAGACGCCGGCGCTCTGCCGATCGAATTCGACTGCACCAACCTGAACATGGGCGACGTGATCGACGTTTACCCATTCAAGGGCGAGGTCAAGCGCCACGACAGCGGTGAGCTGGTCACCACCTTCGAACTGAAGACCGAAGTGCTGCTCGACGAAGTCCGCGCTGGCGGCCGTATCCCTCTGATCGTCGGCCGCGGCCTGACCGAGAAGGCGCGCGCCGAACTCAACCTCGGGCCCTCGGACCTGTTCAAGAAAGCCGAGCAGCCTGCCGACACCGGCAAGGGCTTCACCCTGGCGCAGAAGATGGTCGGTCGCGCCTGTGGCCTGGCCGAAGGCCAAGGCGTTCGCCCGGGCGCTTACTGCGAACCGAAGATGACCACCGTCGGCTCTCAGGACACCACCGGCCCGATGACCCGCGACGAGCTGAAGGACCTGGCTTGCCTGGGCTTCTCCGCCGATCTGGTCATGCAGTCGTTCTGCCACACCGCTGCTTATCCAAAGCCGATCGACGTCACCACCCACCACACCCTGCCGGACTTCATCCGCACCCGTGGCGGCGTGTCCCTGCGTCCAGGCGACGGCATCATCCACAGCTGGCTGAACCGCATGCTGCTGCCTGACACCGTCGGCACCGGCGGCGACTCGCACACCCGCTTCCCGATCGGCATTTCGTTCCCGGCCGGTTCCGGCCTGGTCGCCTTCGCCGCTGCCACCGGCGTCATGCCGCTGGACATGCCGGAGTCGGTCCTGGTGCGTTTCAAGGGCAAGCTGCAACCCGGCATCACCCTGCGTGACCTGGTCCATGCCATCCCTTACTACGCCATCCAGCAGGGTCTGCTGACCGTCGAGAAGAAGGGCAAGAAAAACGCCTTCTCCGGTCGCATCCTGGAGATCGAGGGCTTGGACGAACTGACCGTCGAGCAGGCCTTCGAGCTGTCCGATGCGTCGGCCGAGCGCTCGGCGGCGGGTTGCACCATCAAGCTGCCGGAAAAGGCCATCGCCGAGTACCTGCAGTCGAACATCACCCTGCTGCGCTGGATGATCAGCGAAGGCTACGGTGATGCACGCACCATGGAGCGCCGCGCGCAGGCCATGGAGGCCTGGTTGGCCAATCCACAACTGCTCTCGGCCGACGCCGACGCCGAATACGCTGAAATCATCGAAATCGACCTGGCTGACGTCAAGGAGCCCGTGCTCTGCGCGCCGAACGACCCGGACGACGCTCGCCTGCTGTCGCAGGTCCAGGGCGAGAAGATCGACGAGGTGTTCATTGGCTCGTGCATGACCAACATCGGTCACTTCCGCGCAGCCGGCAAGCTGCTGGAGAAGGTCAAGGGCGGTATCCCGACTCGCCTGTGGCTGGCGCCGCCCACCAAGATGGACGCGCACCAGTTGACCGAGGAAGGCTACTACGGCATCTACGGCAAGGCCGGCGCACGCATGGAAATGCCAGGTTGCTCGCTGTGCATGGGTAACCAGGCACGCGTCCAGACTGGCTCGACCGTGGTGTCCACTTCGACCCGCAACTTCCCCAACCGTCTGGGCGATGCCACCAACGTCTATCTGGCGTCGGCGGAGCTGGCGGCAGTCGCCTCGATTCTCGGCAAACTGCCGACCGTCGAGGAGTACCTGCAGTACGCCAAGGACATCGACAGCATGGCTGCCGACGTCTACCGCTACCTGAGCTTCGACCAGATCGCCGAGTTCCGCGAAGCAGCGGCCAACGCCCAGATCCCGGTGGTTCAGGCGTAA
- a CDS encoding DUF1289 domain-containing protein: MSNQSIKTPCVGLCSTVYGDTVCRGCKRFHHEVIHWNGYDEAQKRAVWQRLEQLLVQVMMAKLEIFDSDLLRQQLEQRSIRFVPQQSVYCWAYQLIARGARMIRDLDAYGMALLPEFREWELPQLRDAIDREFFLLSEAHYDRYIAPAFLKQTQG, translated from the coding sequence ATGTCCAACCAGTCCATCAAAACGCCCTGTGTCGGTCTTTGCTCTACCGTGTATGGCGATACCGTCTGTCGGGGCTGCAAGCGTTTCCACCATGAAGTGATTCATTGGAACGGATATGACGAAGCGCAGAAGCGGGCTGTCTGGCAGCGACTGGAACAGTTGCTGGTGCAGGTCATGATGGCCAAGCTGGAAATATTCGACAGCGACCTTCTGCGCCAGCAACTGGAGCAGCGCTCGATTCGCTTTGTGCCGCAACAGTCGGTGTATTGCTGGGCCTACCAATTGATCGCTCGCGGTGCCCGCATGATCCGTGATCTGGACGCCTATGGCATGGCCCTGCTGCCTGAGTTCCGCGAATGGGAGCTGCCCCAGTTGCGCGACGCTATCGACCGCGAGTTCTTCCTGCTGTCCGAAGCGCATTACGATCGTTACATAGCCCCCGCCTTCCTCAAACAGACGCAGGGGTAG
- the queD gene encoding 6-carboxytetrahydropterin synthase QueD, whose translation MEIFKEFTFESAHRLPNVPAGHKCGRLHGHSFKVALHLTGPLDPHTGWIRDFAEVKAIFKPIYERLDHNYLNDIPGLENPTSEVIAKWIWEQVKPLLPELSKVRIHETCTSGCEYTGD comes from the coding sequence GTGGAAATTTTCAAAGAGTTCACCTTCGAGTCCGCCCACCGCCTGCCCAACGTTCCCGCCGGCCACAAGTGCGGACGCCTGCATGGCCATTCGTTCAAGGTCGCGTTGCACCTGACCGGACCACTCGACCCGCATACCGGCTGGATCCGCGACTTCGCAGAGGTCAAGGCGATCTTCAAACCCATCTACGAACGCCTCGACCACAACTACCTGAACGACATTCCCGGCCTGGAGAACCCCACCAGCGAAGTGATCGCCAAGTGGATCTGGGAGCAGGTCAAGCCGTTGCTGCCGGAGCTGTCCAAGGTGCGCATCCACGAGACCTGCACCAGCGGCTGTGAGTACACCGGCGACTGA
- a CDS encoding patatin-like phospholipase family protein: MSAIHIKYPALTFKAGRRALVHIRERGLRAGDIGTLPGAAGGPKPLGIQGLDLAIFGHLLPSAPRQRSLIGASIGAWRFASACLNDPIAGLRRLGELYTEQDFARGVTPAQVTQSCQRMLDDLLQGRDSEILANPNYRLNILAVKSHGALAFDGRATLGAGLSSVIASNLIGRSRLARHFERVILHDGRCAPPLDALTDFPSRCLPLHLDNLRQALLASGSIPMVMEGVRDIPGAGTGTYRDGGLLDYHLDLPYCGDDLVLYPHFTDKVIPGWFDKALPWRRGDATRLQNVLLMTPSPQYLATLPYGKLPDRGDFKRFIGDAPARKRYWYKAIAESQRLGDELLELIASGHLHERLQAL, translated from the coding sequence ATGAGCGCCATCCATATCAAGTACCCCGCCCTGACCTTCAAAGCGGGCAGACGCGCCTTGGTACACATTCGCGAACGCGGCCTGCGCGCTGGCGATATCGGCACACTGCCTGGCGCCGCAGGAGGCCCCAAACCCCTGGGCATCCAGGGCCTGGACCTGGCGATCTTCGGCCATTTGCTACCTTCCGCGCCGCGCCAGCGCTCGCTGATCGGCGCCTCGATAGGCGCTTGGCGCTTCGCCAGCGCCTGCCTGAACGACCCCATTGCCGGCCTGCGCCGCCTGGGCGAGCTGTACACCGAACAGGACTTCGCCAGGGGCGTGACTCCGGCGCAAGTGACCCAGAGCTGCCAGCGCATGCTCGACGACTTACTGCAAGGCCGGGACAGCGAGATCCTTGCCAATCCCAACTACCGGCTGAACATTCTGGCTGTCAAAAGCCATGGAGCGTTGGCATTTGACGGTAGGGCGACACTCGGCGCGGGATTGTCCTCAGTCATCGCCAGCAATCTGATAGGCCGTTCACGCCTAGCTCGGCATTTCGAACGGGTGATCCTTCACGACGGCCGCTGCGCGCCTCCACTGGATGCGCTCACCGACTTCCCGTCACGCTGCCTGCCGCTGCACCTGGACAACCTGCGCCAAGCCCTGCTCGCTTCCGGCTCCATCCCGATGGTGATGGAGGGGGTACGAGACATTCCCGGCGCTGGCACTGGCACCTATCGCGACGGCGGTCTGCTGGACTATCACCTGGACCTGCCCTACTGCGGCGACGATCTGGTGCTTTACCCGCACTTCACCGACAAAGTGATACCCGGCTGGTTCGACAAGGCACTGCCCTGGCGCCGGGGCGACGCGACGCGCCTGCAGAACGTGCTGCTGATGACGCCATCACCGCAGTATCTGGCAACCCTGCCTTACGGCAAGCTTCCAGACCGTGGCGACTTCAAGCGATTCATCGGTGATGCGCCAGCACGCAAGCGTTACTGGTACAAGGCGATTGCCGAGAGCCAGCGCCTAGGCGATGAGCTACTCGAACTGATCGCCAGCGGGCACCTGCACGAACGGTTGCAAGCCTTGTAG
- a CDS encoding PepSY domain-containing protein: MKTLTALFAAAALTFGTTAAFAKDVQPDQVVKLVNEKTIKSLDELKAAAVAKHPGSTVTDSELEEEYGRYIYKVELRDAQNVEWDVDLDAKTGEVLKDARDS; encoded by the coding sequence ATGAAAACCCTGACTGCTCTGTTCGCCGCCGCTGCTCTGACTTTCGGCACCACTGCCGCGTTCGCCAAGGATGTCCAGCCCGACCAAGTGGTCAAGCTGGTCAACGAAAAGACCATCAAGTCGCTGGATGAACTCAAGGCGGCTGCGGTGGCCAAACATCCCGGCTCAACCGTTACCGACAGCGAGCTCGAAGAGGAATATGGCCGTTACATCTACAAGGTCGAACTGCGTGATGCGCAGAACGTCGAATGGGACGTGGACCTGGATGCCAAAACCGGCGAAGTTCTGAAGGATGCGCGAGACAGCTGA
- a CDS encoding PepSY domain-containing protein, producing the protein MNTLPRAVPCLALALLVACPLASARDLDQDEALALRQQGVILPLEQLLEAALGRHPGARLLEAELEEKHDRYEYEVELLTPNGVVREIKYDARTGVLIKDEEDD; encoded by the coding sequence ATGAACACCTTGCCGCGAGCAGTGCCTTGCCTGGCCTTGGCACTGCTGGTCGCCTGCCCACTGGCAAGTGCCCGTGACCTGGATCAGGATGAGGCCCTGGCGTTGCGCCAGCAGGGTGTCATCCTGCCGCTCGAACAATTGCTCGAGGCCGCCCTGGGGCGTCACCCCGGGGCGCGCTTGTTGGAGGCCGAGCTTGAGGAAAAACATGATCGCTACGAATACGAGGTCGAACTTCTGACCCCGAATGGCGTGGTTCGCGAGATCAAGTACGACGCCCGCACCGGGGTCTTGATCAAAGACGAGGAAGACGACTGA